A stretch of Arachis hypogaea cultivar Tifrunner chromosome 15, arahy.Tifrunner.gnm2.J5K5, whole genome shotgun sequence DNA encodes these proteins:
- the LOC112749650 gene encoding protein LURP-one-related 4-like, with product MGQMKTRKRVFTILYNIKKDIILPMTDVVPMAKKVYPAAEASCSGKYTVWMKSLVFHSNGCTVYDSNGDIVYRVDNYDKKGATQVNLMDLRGTLVCSIHKKLLAFGRWDVYRCNGSDSDCTRQQQKTKKKPWFEVKTSYKMMITGRVASCQVTTIGSQKYCIHRICSKTSGFMIFNMKNGHIVANAKQKQTCSGILLGKDVLRLDVEGDIDHSLIMAFVTVFALVCGTI from the exons ATGGggcaaatgaaaacaagaaaaagagttttcactattttgtataatataaagAAAGACATTATTCTTCCGATGACCGATGTGGTTCCAATGGCGAAGAAGGTTTACCCTGCGGCAGAGGCCTCATGTTCTGGAAAATACACAGTTTGGATGAAATCGCTTGTGTTCCACTCTAACGGCTGCACTGTGTATGATTCAAATGGTGACATCGTTTACCGCGTTGATAACTATGACAAAAAGGGAGCAACTCAAGTTAACCTTATGGATCTACGAGGCACACTTGTCTGTTCCATTCACAAG AAATTACTTGCTTTTGGACGATGGGATGTTTATAGATGCAACGGTTCTGATTCCGATTGTACAAGGCAGCAgcagaaaacgaagaagaagccATGGTTTGAAGTGAAAACAAGTTATAAGATGATGATTACGGGAAGAGTAGCCAGTTGCCAAGTCACTACTATAGGCTCCCAAAAATATTGCATACACAGAATCTGTAGCAAAACATCAGGGTTTAtgatcttcaatatgaagaacGGACACATAGTCGCAAAT GCAAAGCAAAAGCAGACATGTTCAGGGATATTACTGGGGAAGGATGTTCTAAGGTTGGATGTGGAGGGAGACATAGATCACTCTCTTATAATGGCTTTTGTCACTGTATTTGCTCTAGTCTGCGGCACAATCTAA